In Euphorbia lathyris chromosome 10, ddEupLath1.1, whole genome shotgun sequence, the DNA window CTTGTTATTCGAAGTGTGATGATTTGGTTTCTGCGAGAAaggtgtttgataaaatgcgGGTGAGAGATGCAGTGACTTGGAATTCAATGATTTCAGGGTATTCTCAGGCGGGGAATTATAATGATTGTAAACGTTTGTATAGGGAAATGGTGGATTATTCTGGTTTCAGGCCTAATGAGTTTACTGCTGTCTCTGTTCTTCAAGCTTGTGGACAGACTACGGATCTTGCTTTTGGAATGGAAGTTCATAATTTTGTTGTTCATAACAATGTTAAAATTGATGTTTCTCTTTGTAATGCTTTGATTGGATTTTATGCGAAATGTGGGAGTTTAGATTATGCTAGGGAATTGTTTGATGAGATGATTGATAAGGATGAAGTTACCTATAATTCTCTCATATCCGGTTTGATGACTCATGGATATGTTGATCAAAGTTTGGATCTGTTTAGACAAATGAGAACTCAACAGTTGAGTACATGGAATGCAGTGATTTCGGGTTTAGTACAGAACAACCGGCGTGAGGGGATTTTCGATATGTTTAGAGAAATGCAGGCCCTTGGTTTTAGACCAAATGCTGTGACAATTTCAAGCATACTTCCTGCATTCTCAAACATAAAAGATGGGAAAGAAATGCATTCTTATGCTGTTAAAAATGGTTATGATCAGAGTATCTATGTTGCAACTGCAATTATTAATATGTATGGAAAGTTAGGACATCTTTGCAAGTCAAGGACAGTTTTCGATCGATCAAAATGTAGGAGCTTGGTTATTTGGACTGCAATAATCTCAGCATATGCTGTCCATGGAGATCCTAATACAGCTCTCAGTCTTTTCCATGAGATGTTGGATAGTGGAATTCAGCCGGACGAGGTCACCTTCACGACAATTTTGGCAGCGTGTGCTCATTCCGGGGTGGTAGTTAAAGCTCGAGAGATCTTCGATGCAATGCCTAAGAGATACGGTATTCAGCCGTTGATGGAACATTATGCTTGCATGGTAGGTGTTCTAAGCAGGGCAGGAAGGCTATCTGAAGCTCGAGAATTTGTTTCGCGAATGCCAGTTGAACCAAGTGCAAAAGTTTGGGGTGCTTTGCTTCAGGGAGCTTCTGTTTGTGGTGATGTTGAACTTGGCAAGTTTGTTTGTGATCATTTGTTTGAAATCGAACCCGAAAATACTGGAAACTACACGATCATGGCGAATTTGTATTCCGAGGCAGGGAGATGGGAAGAAGCTGATGAGGTTAGAAAGAGGATGAATGAAATTGGGTTAAAGAAGGTCCCTGGCAGTAGCTGGATAGAAACTAATAAAGGACTGCATAGCTTCACTGCAATGGACAAATTTAGGGAAAATTGTTCAGAGATTTTGTGAATTCATTCCATCTATAATTTATTTGATTGCTCCAATCTTCTGTTCAAGTTATATCTGGGATCAAATGCAGTTACCAGAATTTTGTCATCATACAGTTGGGAAGCTTTGaaggcgagccttggcgcaacggtaaacgttgttgtcgtgtgactgagaggtcacggattcgagtcttaggagcggcctcttgccaaaaaaattggcaggagaaggcttgctcccagtacacccttgcaccgggccgccctttacaGTTGGGATGCTTTCAACCATTAGAAAACAGTTATTATTGAGAGAACACTACAATTTAACGAGGTTCGATCAATATTGTCTATATTTCACTAATGAgcaatatatttatttacaatAAAGAAGAAAACAACTTTGCCTTAAAATTAAAGAAGGCTTGTTTTTGGGATGTCTTTCCTAAAGATCTAAAGTTCTTTATATTATCTTGGGAATCCTTTGCAAAACTAAAACTAAGCAATGTGAGATTTGAAAAAATAAGTCAATTGCCAAAAATGCCAATTGAAAAAATAAGTCAATTGTCAAAATTGTCAATTGTCATGATCTTTTGAATTCCAATCAAATTTGTTTTCCATCATTTTCTAAATTTAGTAGTGTCGTCAAATGCAACCTTCAAATTTTGAGAACCTTAGTCAAGTTCAAACAATGTTGAAATTTGATTTATGTTACCACCTTTGTTGCTATATGAGTGGGATTGTGAACGGTCAGAATCTTTTAAAACTGTATTTGACATGTTTTAAGAATTTCTCTTGTGAAATGATATTGGACGTCAATATTGCTTTATTCATGCATGATAAACTTGGTTTTCTACTAAATAAATAACACTTTAACATGCTTCTGGCCAGATCCGAAGTCTTTCATAAACCCGTGAAGCCAAATTGCCTCGGTAACGACCTTTGCAACTGCCATGTACTTCACCTATGTTGTAGACAAAGCAACTGTTGAATGTAATGTAGATCTCCTCCAACTAACTGGTGTCTTTGCTAAAGTAAACAAATAACCAGTAGTTGACTGTCGGTTATCTAAATCATTAGCATAATCATAATCACAATATCCAACTATGTATTTGCTAACTTTCTCATCCCACTCAAACATCAAACCAACATCCACATTATGTTGGATATACAATCCATTTCACATATTGCCAATGTCATTTACTAGGGTTATGCATATACCTGCTCACAACTCCAATTGCTTGTGAAATGTCGGCCTCATACACACAATCGCATACATCAAGCTACCAATAGCATTTTCATATGGAACAtttgacaaatatttttattcttcATCACTTTCAGGAGATAGAGTTGCCTTGAGCTTGAAATGAGAAGAAAGTGGAGTACtaattgattttgctttttcATCATACCAAAATGCCTCCTTATGGCCTCTGCAAATTCCTTCATGGATATCCTGAATGATGTAATACCTTTTGGTAAACCCCAACACACTTGAACCATGAGTGATTGAAAGATCTTTTGTAAAGAGCTATGGGTAAACCCGACACACTTGAACTATTCGACTTGCAAATGAGAAACAAATAAACTTTTTATAGCTTTCATGATTAGTAACCATTCATGTTCTTTTTAATTACTTCTCCACTAATCTTACTAACTTTTGTATGCACTTTCGAAGAGGCTTTATGCAACAAAACCACCCTCTCAACTGAATGCAGTCTTCGCAATGATAAGAGCGCAAACAAATTAGTAACTACCGACttaaaaagtgaaaaaaaaattaaatattcatTAATAGGTTGTGATAACTGAGTATCTGAACTGTGCACACGTGTCCCAATGTCTCTACGAACTTCCTCAACATTTACCTGTAAAATATAATCACAGGTCAGACGAGGCCGGAGTATGGCAAACCCGCTCCGATATCCAAGTCAATTTGATGATTTAGGAAGAGTTTGAAAGTATGGACTAGTTGTAAGATAATTGTTAACGTACCATATCTGGTGGTTATATCTGTCTACATATAGGGCTTTTAGACCGATGCTTTTACTAACTAGGAATCCTTATGAGTTGAAGATGTCAGTATCCTAGCAAGAGGCTGGAGCTTCTAAAATCGCCTTTAGGCGGACTCTGTTGCACGTGATGTTTTTGTCTAAAGGGATAGTGCTGATATCACGTGTATGATGTGTGTGATGTCATATTAGGTTGGTATTATATATAATTGACCTACTCATATAGTGAGAATTCAGTTacgagaattaaaaaaaaaaaaactcattaaaaaTGGTGTAAACAGAGTCAGATTCCAAGTgtctgttattattattattattttatttcaaatattaaatataaaatgtttGATTATGATTGACAACatcaaaaatcaattaatatcagATCTGTCTATGGGCCAGGGTACCCGTCCGACCCATCCATCTCCGTGTCTTTTTGGGTTAGGTTTGGACAATGAAAATTGAACTTAGACCCGGTGCGGTCCAGATCTGCTAAAATCCGTCTATATTTTAGGcaaaaattgattaaaaaaatagcACATGCCGGTTCAACCCGGaccgtctattaatattaattagtaaatttatatatttatatattaaatatttatttttaaatataaattttattttatttaatgaaaattatgtatatatttttaggtAGGTTTATATGGATTagatttgaaatttaatttttaaatccgAGCCCATCCTGGACCAAACCCGCTTAAATTAATAATGAACTGGACATAAATTAAATGAatgtttttacataaaaatccGTTAGGTCCGACCTGTGTGGACAGATCTAATTAATATATATCCGTTACTACCAACAACATCTCtagtaataaaagaaaaaaagcaaGCCTTAATTGGCGGTGACCAGAAATTATGTTGAGTAGCAAAGCAAGCATGCTAAGTGAGAGGAGAGGAGAGGGCCATCTTTGTTCCTTGAGTGTGAAGCTTTTTTCAATTATGCTTACTTTATAAGTTGTTGTATATTTCCCAATATTTGGCTGCTACAAACTTATAATGATGTCCCCTAAAAACCATTACTCGCAAATATGTTCGGTTCTAATATTCTATGGATCCTAAAcgaaataaaagataaacaacttttaataataaaaattgtatttaaaaatttaaaatagaaatttaagattatttagggtaaataatttattagtcctctaatttttacttaatacactgtttagttttcttattttgaaaaacacattttaaggtccatatcttttgccaatattaacctcgtggtcattttttctatttttttaggtttttaaccgaacatatcttagcttttaggacaaccacaatataatacaagttgatcatattactctattattttatatatatatctgtttgtgttaaaatataacgattacaagtctaaaaaaactagacaaatggaccaaagggttaatattggcaaaagttagggaccttataatgtgtttttaaaatTAGGGGACTAAATagtatgttaggtaaaaagtaagggactaataaattatttatccgattatttataataaaaagaattagtaaaaaaaatcgaGCTACTTTTGACCCTAGGTCCCTGAGCGGAtgcagggccggccctgggcataGGCTCGGAGTGTGCCGGCCTAGGGTCCAGGGCTGGAAGGGGCCCAAAAAATTTAGCCTTTACATGcatatatgaattttttttttaatataaatagtgaTAAAATTGTCTAGGGGAACCTATTTCTTTCCGAAacctattaataaaaaaattaaagaactttgtataaattttttattattaaaaagatCCTTATTACTTATTTTGTCTAGATCCTATATTGTCAGGATCTGCTCTAAACGAATGCACTCCTAATCTATGCCCAGAACCGGCCCTACTCTGAAAAAAGCATTTGCTCCTAGATCTCTCACAAAACTTAGCACTATTAATATAGAACGAATAATAATGTGAAATGGTGTAAATTACACATTCCAAAAGAGTATAATTGGGAGGGTGACAAGACTCAAAGAGGCATGAGTTATTTTTTGTGTTTATCATTGCAATAATGGAGATATAGAGATAGGGGACAAGAGAAAAAATCCATTAATTGATGGCCCAAATGCTATTTATTTGGTTAATTATTAGTATAGTTACATATAAATGTGAACAAACAAACATATATTCCTCTCCTTTTCTTCCATGTGCTCACAACAACTACTTCACTATCCCAAGATTTTTCCACGTTGCCGCACCTATTTCTCTTGATCCAATTCCTCAATTCCAACCAAATTCAGAATACCCCAACGTTTCAAGTGAAGTGCACATTTAGTCTAGCGTATAAAATGGTTTAAATTTAAGGgtctgtttgttttacctattgtttGTTGTTTGATGTTTGTTGTTGCTTCTTGCTtcttactgtttgctgttacggtttgctgttggaaaaagttgCTTTTCTAAAAAGCAaaaattctctgcttttgtaaaacgctgcttttcaggtgtaaaagacaaacaagaggtcactaaccaaacacctaatgcttgcttttcaggtgtaaaaggcaaacaggagaccactaaccaaacaccaaaaactctccattttgaagtgaaaatgcaaacaggaGCACGAAaagggggtcttggtataaggcaagctaaggacaataataaagtcctgttaatgaagcttctttggagaatgtggcaatccccctcctccctttgggttcgtcttctgtgcggcaagtataggaaagatagaatctttggtggcccgaaggagagggttgtcagctgttccttcctctggaaagggcttagtgctgtttttgctgagttctgtacggggattggcttggaggtgggtaatgggagatccattagtttctggtatgacacctggattggtgacaaaccgttgattgaggtgtgcatcgcccctccgccaaatgatctcctctcctggagaattgctgatgtggtggactcggagggagactggatctggtctaagttcgactcctttcttagcctggagaccctccttaatattagaggtgtgaagattagtaatcaggaggaggataaggacagacactgctgggccttgactaataatggttcttattcttgcaaatcggcctatgaagcttttacccctaatagggctgatcctcctttggaaatttggaagtccatttgggccctcaaagtcccctaccgcattaggagtttcctatggctgggagtcaaagacaggctcctcacgaatgcagatagacacagaaggcacttggctgtatctggtgcctgtagcagatgcagcggccatgtggaaacattgtgccatgctttgagggattgcccgaatagtagaaaggtttgggaaggggtccttcctcaccacatccttccttcctttatggggttctctgatattgactggttctctgaaggcgttaatgggaatttgttggccagtatggagcacggggctattctcttcgctattatttgtcaccaaatgtggaaatggaggaatgaagagttatttgctgagaagactgtctttattacTGACCTccagttttacttctcgaaaaaactctctgttattacaaagagttttgaaggagagcccctggttcacccctcctcggttaaagaggtccagttagttggttggaggaagcccagggaaggggttgtcaagttgaatacggatggctcctgccttagtaatggcagaattgctgctggtggagttcttcgggatgctggtggcgcctggctggctgggtttacccataacttaggtacgggctcctcctttactgcagagctctgggggatcttgtctggcattaaactcgccattcgcatgggtgttaaaagactttcggtggagtctgacaatttggaggctatcaacaggatttcggatagacaggctgtttgtcttaagagtcagaatctcattaaagccatcttgaggcttcgtcctgccttcga includes these proteins:
- the LOC136209929 gene encoding pentatricopeptide repeat-containing protein At2g37310 translates to MKNKILDGRLLSSAAGLDCGLYGRFLQYLADLRLTRQGKQLHTRLILFSVAPDNYLASKLISFYSKTNHLAYARQVFDRIPLKNTFSFNAMLMSYSLHNRHADAFSLFSLLVCSNSGIAAPDNISITCFLKSLSSFLSDCVILAKEVHAFALRRGFVADVFVENALLTCYSKCDDLVSARKVFDKMRVRDAVTWNSMISGYSQAGNYNDCKRLYREMVDYSGFRPNEFTAVSVLQACGQTTDLAFGMEVHNFVVHNNVKIDVSLCNALIGFYAKCGSLDYARELFDEMIDKDEVTYNSLISGLMTHGYVDQSLDLFRQMRTQQLSTWNAVISGLVQNNRREGIFDMFREMQALGFRPNAVTISSILPAFSNIKDGKEMHSYAVKNGYDQSIYVATAIINMYGKLGHLCKSRTVFDRSKCRSLVIWTAIISAYAVHGDPNTALSLFHEMLDSGIQPDEVTFTTILAACAHSGVVVKAREIFDAMPKRYGIQPLMEHYACMVGVLSRAGRLSEAREFVSRMPVEPSAKVWGALLQGASVCGDVELGKFVCDHLFEIEPENTGNYTIMANLYSEAGRWEEADEVRKRMNEIGLKKVPGSSWIETNKGLHSFTAMDKFRENCSEIL